gaaaaagatacagAGATGGCTGGGACTAGTAATGACATAAATGAGGATAACATTGCAGGTGAGGACCCTAAACAGTCAAATCTCAGAGCATCCACAGAAACACTTGTCCTAGAAAACTGTTATGAAAATGCTGAAGAAATAAGAAAAGACCTACAATCACCAACTAGAGTTGAAGAACCGCAACCAACTAAATCCATGAGGGATCTTCTAACTTATTCAGAACCCCTGACACCCATGTTGCAGAGTGTTATTGATGATTTTGTGTCAGAAGACGAAGAGGAACCTAAAATGCAAATAGTTGAAGCAGAGCAAGAAGAGACAATTGACAAAAATGCTGGTGACGAAAATAAAGACGAAAGAGTAGAAGAAAACGTTACAATCGAGATTTCCGATTCAGAGGACTTACGAGAGGAGACGAACCAAACTAAAACTACTGATGTCGATCTACCATCATCGTCTGATAAAAATGAACATGCAATAACAACATCCAAAACTAAAGAAACAGAAGTCACAACTGAAAAATCGACTACTTTATTAAGTGAGactaaaaatataactaatGAAAAAGACAGCTCTGAGGAGAAAAATACTGATGGCAGTAACACTAAAAGGTCGTCTGATATAACTCAGAATAATTCTGCCAGCATCACAGATACCCTCTTACCTGGAAATCAAGAAGCCTTTGAAGAAAAACAGAAACAAGTACCAGAAAAACGTAATCTGCGTTCAAACAAAAATGCAAATCTAGAAAATAGTCGAAAAAGAGCTAGTTCTCATGAACTGgaatcaaaaactacaaaaagaATTTTATCTAAACTGAAATCTATATCTGATTCTGAAAGATCTGTCCCAAGTAATGGAAATGTTTTTAAGGAGTCCAAGTTTTCTACTCTTAAACAAACTCTACCAGAAGAAAGTGTTAAAACGTCTTCAGatgtaaataatgaaaaatgtgaaaatacGTCTATACCAGAAGAAACTGTTAATAACTTACAAGATACTGTTATGAAAAGTTCTTCTGAAATTGAAAATCCTTGTTTAAAGAATGTAAGCTTATATGCTGAACAATTTTCAAAGGAAAaatacattgattctgataCAAGCAATAATGAAGATGACAAAACTGAAAAGGTAGAGAGAACTAAGACAAATGAGAATATAGAACAAAAAAATAAAGCAGAAAATGAGAAGATAGATGACAAAAAGAGCGAAGATAAAATTGACAAGACAGGTGATGGAGATGacgaaaatgagaaaaatagtGATAAAATTGCAGACACAGGTGATAAAAATAAGAAGATCGACGATAAAAATAAGAGATTGGAAgacaaaaataagaaaaaaattgaaagcaAAGAGAAAGCAGATGACAAAAACTCAGGTTTCAAATATAAGAAGAAAATCGAGATCACTGAGAAGACAAACGATAATATtaccaacataaaaaataataataaggagAAAATCGATAATAATAACAAGACACATGATGGAAATAGAAAAAATGGCAAAGCAAGTTCTAAAGCTGGTCAAACATCAGTTAATGACAATGGCGATGATGATGTTATGTTAAGATCGCATTCCGAATCTGTCACCGAGAGTGTCAATGAAGTGAGAAGAGGTCGGGACCGATCGGTTAGGCAACAGAGAGATGGCGCACTTGCTCATATGTTTGGATTTGCAAGCGGTAAGTCAATATTTAGGTGATCATATtgtgggcaaattttccaaataaAACTTGCATGAATGttatagtaaataaatatgcACTAATTGTCTTTTGTGTTAACAGGTATGTTATTTAATTGTAATaagtataaagtaaaaaaaaagctaaaataATCAAgcatcatttttaattttttgaaaaaattagggAAACACTTATTGATTCCCTTAAAAGTGATAAAGTTGGGATTTCTCAggaaaatataattaactacATAGCACTTGGATCGGTACTGCATGGAACAATTAGGGATGATtcatgccaacacgtggcgggcacgagccgtgctacgtacgaggcacggattcaaaacatgaCGAACATTtcatatgaagcagtttatgcttgaCGCCACACGGTAAAGCATGAACTGTTTATGCTGTGGTATGCCTTCATGTCAAAATCTTAATCTTGAGAAAAATGTTACTTCTATCAAATAGCTTCTTTTTTACTTAACTATGGAAGAATTATTAGTTTAACGGTCTCGATAATAACATATAATTGAACAGcctatgtttgtttgttattgtaattactaattattactatGCATGGTCATTTATTTAATTCAGAGATAACAAGACTAGCTAGCTTATCGAGTTTGGTgtcaaatcaaaatatatataggtagtaTATAAGTCTATGGCGTATGTGTATGGCGAGTGCGTTCCCAAAATTTATGAATTATAATGTATGTATCTATGTAGATTCGAAAAATAACGGGCTTTTTTACGTGGTGTTTTTAATGGGTAGTAAGGAAATCTAAGGCCTGGTAGCCACCAAAGCGGAGATAGGCGAAGATGTGTTTAACAGATCAATCAGCTGATTGCTTATGTACAGATAGATgaagtgaaaaaaaaactggtcaagtgcgagtcagactcgcgcactgagggttccgtattaaacagtcgtattttttcatcattttgtacaataaattaagactataatgcataaaaataaataaaaatctattttagaatgtacaggtaaagccctttcaaacgataccccacttggtatattaatcgtacattgaatgttgaaaatactgatatttgttcatgaacacattttaattttttttgtgatgtaaccacaaattcacggttttcggatttttccccttatgggTGCTATAAGactcctacctgccaaatttcatgattctaggtcaacgggaagtaccctataggtttcttaacagacacgaaaCCTTAAAAATCACATCATCTATCAGTAAGTTGATTGGTCTATTGACACATCGCCTATCTCCATTTTGGTGAAGTTTATCTTGTAAACTAATTTCATTTACAACTTATGTTATTTTTATGATTGAAGTTATGTTAATGAGTGGAGATGTGCCCATTagcatttcaaattcaaattaattactAAACTTAAGtgtacaggctgtaaccagaatgctagcaaaaacttagcgttattgttatactacctaaacacaattcaataccaataactatttgcctcatttgtagtttttgtgatttttcaaacccgcaatgtatagcgtgcaaaactcgggtcaatgccccgtctacgaggcggcattgacttcgagtggcctacttacacaATGTTCGTtggcctctagcgtcagtcagatgttttatttgcaatatattatcgtaaacttttacataattataggatttttgtatattatttttttccacgttttttttttgtggtatcatatcagtaatcatcagtctTTATAGTATCACCTGTTATCGTTTTTGCcatcgttctggttacattctgtatatcattcatataaaaattaaaaactaacatTTCTCTCTGTCTCGTCTTATTAGGGTTGGCAATGCATGGTATCTTGCTTATATTGTAAAAATGGATTGGCTTATCAATTGagtatgaataaatattttttgatctTTGTAGGGGGAACAAGTCGAAGACAGAGAAGAGGCACAGACCGTCGCAAACGTACCATATCACACTCGCATAAACAGTATGTATTAACTAATTGTATATGAATGttactttatagtttttttttgttttaactattattacactagctgatgcccgccacttctaaaacatcaaaaaaaacatccacattttcacatttataatatttttttttttttttttttaagaacattagccatgttaaacgactaatattcccctttcctctccaactaagcgtcaagcttgtgctatgagtaggtacgacaatagtgcaacgggcggggtttgaaccgtcgacctctcggttttcagtcctatcctttacctgtaggtaggtaggtaggacagtagagtcttagtaatagggtcccattggcacccttcggtttCGGAACCCCAATAAGGCgaagtttattttatagactttacttttttttaaacagcAATTATGGCAATGGGACCTCCGCATCAAGCGACTGGACGTCGGACACGGGGTCTGAGTATGTGTCGTCGCCACCGCGCCAGTTCGGCAGAAAGGGACGGATCACTAGGAAGTACTTGTAagttccatcatcatcatcgtaaaCGATCCACGCcgcggcccactactgagaacgggtctcttctcaaaatgagttatttttttttaaagaatattagccatgttaaatgactaatattcccctttcctctccaattaagcgtcaggcttgtgctaggagtaggtacgacaatagtgcaacgggcggggtttgaaccgtcgacctttcggttttcagtccactcctttaccggttgagctattgaggctcaaattactctgatacaagttagcccttgactgcaatctccgtggtaagttatgatgcagtccaagatggaagcgggctaacctggaagggttatggcagtttttttttatcaaacccacatccctttgatttctacacggcatgggtagaaaccaaaggctttcgtttagactttagaccatAGATCACCAAGCTAGCctagtgtggattggcagacttcacacacctgtaAGAACATTATGTTATGTAACAAAAAACGCCTATTAGAATTTAGTAGTTTTGAACATGAGTTGTAgtaagaaaaaaatatctatcTATTTAATCTATGGCATTGATTACTTTGGCTACTCTAAAGTCTACAGAATCTCGGTTAAAATGGGCAcctcaaaacagctgttctgtttggcggccgTGTTAACATCTAAGTTACATTTACTATcaagttttacttttttttaatgtttttattttaaataaatatttcccCTTTTAGGAAACCTAGATCAGTTCCAATATTATCACTTGAAGAGGAAGGTGGACTGTTTGTGAtgtataataagaaaatataccCCGTTGTTAAGGATGGGAAAACTGTTAAACACTATGCCACTTACACACCAGAGGGTGAGTGTTCTTAAGTTACCTATACACGACGACACTAAACACTCAGTCTATAGACCGAATGTCGAGGTGTGAAAACCACCGCGACACCGAGTTCCATCTCACCAACTTTAAAATAATTCGCGCATCGCactcgaaacacaataacgccAAATTAAACTGGACCTAATTAAGATCTTTGACTTAAAATCGTACATTCAGTatcaccgattttaatttcgctaGATTTCCGCTTAGAGCGCTGACTGTAGATAGATCGAGGCATAAGGTAGAGGCTAAATCCACGCCGAGACGAAGTCACAGCgtcatttattattaactagaggatgcccgcgacttcgtccgcgtggatttagtttttaaaaatcccgtgggaactctttgtttttccgggataaaaagtagcctatgtccttccccggggatgcaagctatctctgtaccaaatttccgaaaaatcagttgaacggctgagccgtgaaaagctagcagacagacagacacactttcgcatttataatattggtatggattatAAGTAAAGATAGTAGATACTATAGTTTGCgataggttaagatggcaatcggggtgtgcggggcattcccaccCCGATTCTCATTTCAAccttgtcgcatactatagttaGTAAATGGTTGACAAATTCCCAACATAGTCTTTGTATAGTGCGCAACTCAAAATATGACCTGCTACAGCTTATAACAAGGCAAGATAAACGTAGACCTGGGCTTAGACGAACACCCTGGCTTaggaaccttcgccagtggttcaACATGAGTACTAGGTCCCTGTTTAGGGCAGCGGTAAACAGTATCCAGTTAGCCTTAACTTTCACAATGTCTAAACATGGTCGATTGTATGCCCAATAAATTTACAATCGGACGTCGCGTCGTACATGCCACCCGTCATGTTCACAGAACCGCGCGCTATGACtttgaaggtttttttttagtagtgaactagcttatgctcgcgacttcgtccgcgtgaactacaaaatttcaaaaccctatttcacccccttaggagttgaattttcaaaaatcctttcttagcggatgcctacgtcataatagctatctgcatgccaaatttcagcccgatccgtccagtagtttgagctgtgcgttgatagatcagtcagtcagtcagtcagtcagtcagtcagtcagtcagtcagtcagtcagtcaccttttccttttatatatttaagatgttGTTTATGGTCAATTGGTTCATTCCGATTCATAcgcaaagaatattaaactctaTTTCTATAGAGGTAAAGCTTAAAATCGCCTGAAACGCGACTGCATCAGCTTGAAAATTTTTGGGTCAGATCTGACCCAAATCACCGACTGTCACCGACAGTCTTGGTCACGTGCTCGGCCACCTCTAGTGCAAATCGTTAAAAAGGAATGACTGCCAACCTCTGGTAGGAACTAGCACTAGAAGAAGAAGTCTTGGTATAATTCTTGATGTTTCTATTTCAGACGACTTTGATCAAGACGAGTCTTTTTGGAAGCTGAAATATGTAGAGGAAAAGAAAAAGAATGCCGAATTGacgaagtaattaattttataacttcATTATACAAACTTATACGGAAAATctcgatttgtttatcttttaagtcagCTTGGGAAAACTAAAGTAAATATTGACTATGCAGGTTGCTAAGCCAGTCGAAGGGAAAAGAGCAGCAAGGAGAGCCTAGTCGAGTTCCGCCAGTGCTGCCAACGACAGCGCAGTAAGTATAAATACTTCTTGATGTATGAAAATATAGTTTCTTAAagcattttttataaaaatggaattgacgtcattttacatgaaaaaaaaagcaaaaaaaggggtgtaatattttcagggtgAATTTatatatgtgagtttctttattccaccttaacttctaaatgcctgaacaaatttggatgtatggttagaatccttacatcacccccagtgacactggctataaattttttctaaaaattcaagatggcggctgtatggcgcTGTATTTTCGAATGTGAaaatttttactatttatatttagcaggtcagtcgtattttttattttttttaattacactgGCTAAACTTTAACTGAAAACTTAATATGACGTTTTGACATTAATATTCATAATACAAAACatgtaaaactttttaaatttattcagCAGCTAGACGATTTAATTTATTAGGATGATTGATtaggcgattgaaaaatcggccataagtataaataattgGCGTCTATCGAATTTCAGTAGTGAAACATGCATTGCGCCCGATTTTAGTACTATGATGTGCGATCGACTTATCACATATTTAAGTACTGAAGTAAGTTACGATATTAAGAGGTTCTTTAATATAAACTTGCTTTCCAGAAACAGTACTGCACTTGCAGTGAGAGAGGCCACACCACAACCTGAATCGACAAGAAATGTTCCAGGTACAGTTTCTTTGGTGTACATTATaaacgtggatttagatttcgaCGCCATCCCCGGCGCAGTGGACCAAAAGATAATCAACTGAGCTGGGAGACCAAGGCGTCCCAATTCAACTGCGTCTCTTGCGAACGTGTTCGCCCATTcgtgtacagtagccggcatgcaatattgtacatcgacctttagaatgagatttcggctttgcagaatgttgtctctgtcactcatacctatttaacgttttgtcggtctcaacgatagagaacgctctacgaaaccgcaatctctttctaaaggtcgatgtacaatattttctgccgcgtactgtggaATGGGCTtcgaagaaaaagaaaaatagacATTGCGTAGATAATAgcactataagtcccgcaaattgctattgcgccggAACCATATCtcttaacatcgaaatgacgtcatttttatgtcagccgaaataaaaatataccatcagctcgaaacttcagtctagtgctgacgtcactaaaatggcgtccccgcgcattagcaatttgcgggacttatagcggAATACatacaatggcaccgattccgttgtctttctctaaactaaatttagagtatctgcatccttttctttttaacaatgctaaaaagggacagaacataaactttacatttaaagactctaaattttagtgcacgctacaaatttaaacagtaggctcgcgactgtgtgCTAAAACAccggttttaccatctaaaaattaaatttaaaactgtcaaactgcatctgtccttttcatattacattcgTAAGAacagtatgcgaatactctaaaattaggttgtgctcagaatcagtaccaatgtctcATTTGTTCAAACGAGGTGGTTGTGTTTTCTAATGGACAGTGACAAACTTACCTTCCGCCttaggaaagtccaaaagtcatttgtgggtatgggtataaccttttataataaaatcccgcaaactattttggacttacctttgcacaagtttaaaaaatctattaaaaatatgctcctgaaaaaagatTACCTTAAGATTAAGATTAGagacacaattgaagattagctaaatgataaaagagcgtggatttgacctgcagctcgttccagcaacgcacaagactgcaaatactattttatacatggcataatcttgtacctatatcaaatatttgaaaagagcaaccgccgagtttcttgctggttcttctcggtaggaaaggcattccgaaccagtggtagatgcatccgactattcgatagtacttgtaaaagatgatttgaataaaaaagatttttttaaacatttatttttacagaaacTGCACTTGTGCCAAAAGCTGAGCCAAACCCATCTACAGAGGAGAAGAAgactgttaaaataaaattcattaaaaataatgaggtaattaattatttattgtctgtctgtgtgttagcttttcacagtctaACTGTTTAACCTTTTTTGACGAAAGTTGGTATAGATTGCTGTACAGCTTTCAGTCCTGGGAAGGGCATattagactactttttgtcccggaaaatcaaagagttcccaccagCGATATGAATATTCCACTAGATGGGGGACTTCATAGTAATCACTTGTTCTAAAGTACATCGATGTTCGCACTACTGTCAATAGTAATCCTCTTTGGAAGCAGTcagtttgtaaaaattaaacttgcgcGATAACTCTAAATTATTATACACAAAATGTATGTAGCTTTAGaacctatcatcatcaaccgatagacgtccactgctggacataggtctcttgtagggacttccacatgccaaggtcttgcgccgcctgattcCAGCCGCTCCCTGTGATTCGTCTGatgccgtccgtccacctagtggggggttcttccaacactgcgtcttccggtgcaaggtcgccattccagcacctacCTATAGTCAGTTCTAAATTATCTATGTTTGTAGAAACGCCTCACTTTATGTATGCAtttgtgacgacctccctggcacagtggtgagaactgtggtcttattagtaggaggtctcgggttcgattcccggcaaaaTTTGGAACTTTgtcatttctaaattttctctgatctggtctggtgggaggcttaggccgtggctagttaccacttggtatagttatcttacttcgaaaattgaaaatactaattactaaccgtagtgatgtaaccacatatttacggttttagaatttttccctttaggagtgctataagacctaccaacctaccaaatttcataactctaggtcaacgggaaatattctataggtttctcgacagatagacaacaaagtgatcctataagggttcctttttccttttgaggtacggaaccctacaaatgtCTTGGCACGCACTTGACCACGTTTTAATTTGTAGGAGGTGCAACTAGAAGGCCACTGGTCCCAACTCAGCCCGGTCCTGGCGCACGTGGCTCAACTGTTCCAAAAGGAACCAGATCCTGTAACAGCTAGCAGTGTGAGCTCCAAAACTGACTTACTGGCGCCCGAGCCTTTAGTGGAAAGTGGCAGGTCCACTCCCAGTGAAggtaatattcttattatatggccCGAACAGAATaccagcgttgtggttacaaTATCGTGTATCCACAACATTCAGatgagttcgggccttttcgttggcacgacatattgtagacactaggtacctatttgttggattagcttttaaggaatgttttttgtaaatatttgtgtttatcgtgtgttggatcaaccaataaatgtatttctattctattctattattacACTTCTTCAGGCTTTGTTCCTTGTCTACTCTTTGCAAAATTTCAGTTGATGAGTCTTTCAGTTAGTTAGGACTTACGACTTATCTTTTTATTGCGTGTGCGTGTGAGAGAACGTGTGCGTGCGCATGTGTGTACTACGTGCGTGTATAacgtgtaaaatttaactcctcgtgcgccattttaactttgtgtcgaatttcatgtcaaaagtacgattttagtccttatttcaaaggtaAGCCTTACTTTTGGCATGTCAGTTAActcatagagctaaaatggcgcgagagaaattattttgtatggactatatatGTGTGCGCGTGCGTATTTGAAATCTAAGGAGAAATTGCAAATTACTGTACATTTGGTCGAAGGATCGACTAACCCACATAATATGGAAGAGGTCCACTGAGTTATACCAAAATGTAGGACTCCCGTGAAACTATGTCAAGGCAAAACAGAAAACCTTTTTTACCTTTTGTAAAGCAAAAACTTTGTTATGGAAATATTTCTTTCAGAAGTGGTAGAAAAAGTCAACCAAAGAGAGAAAGAAATTGCGCAAGAAATCGAGAGGTATCACAAAGAAGAAGCGGCTACTATCGAAAATCCTCCGCAGACACAGAACGTTACAAAACGGTAACTAACTTCAAATAgaaaattcatattttaattgttttttaataatatgtcaAATCTTAATACTAAATGGTGCCTTCGTCCGTGTTAGTTCCGGTTTTATAAAATCCCTGgcgaattttttgattttccgggataaagaatcatcatcattctTCCTTCGCCTTCCTCGAAACGTAGTTTGGAGGtgatcatgcgaaaagcttctcaatttgattttccgggataaaagtagcgtatgccattctccaggtctttatctatacccatgcaaaaaatcacgtgaatccgttGCACTTTTGcgcgacgtcattgaaggacaaaccaacaaacaaacacactttcgcatttataataagggcactgatggGTAGATTCTAACAtatttgatactagctgatgcccgcgatttcgtacgcgtggatttaggttcttaaaaatcttgtgggaactcttaaattttccgggataaaaagtagcctatgtccttccccgggttgcaagctacctctgtaccaaatttcgtcaaaatcggttgaacggttgagccgtgaaaagctagcagacagacagacagacacactttcgcatttataatattagtatggatgttatgtaaaaaataattttgatctTTTCCAGCAGGGGCAGACCGAGAAAAACTTCTCCGGCCGTGCCTCCCAGTCCGGCAAAAATAGCTAAACTTGACGTCACTGAGCAAAAAGACACCACGGAACCGACAGAAAAAATACCACAAGAGGAAAACAATGCTACAGTCACTACCCGCACAAAAAGAACGCCAAGAAAGTTGCTCACAGGTTTGTGAGACTGTTataccacgggatttaaaaaattggtcaagtgggagtcggactcgcacacgaagggttccgtaccatcgtacaagattatgtactttttaatttacatggcggccattttgaaatgtttatattttgttgttgtagccgcaatagaaaatagaaatacacattatgtgaaaatttcaactccctaccttacctactacggttcatgagatacagcccgatgaaagacagacagacggacagcggaggcttagtaataggatgcCCTTGGCATGCTTACGGGatattacgcactcatccgatgcGAGTCCtgaattttgttttgtatggtagcttgaCATTATATCGTAGatgttttttatatccgtattttcacggattcggatcggatgagtgcgtgatcgctgttaggGTACGGGaccttaaaaatctaaatccacgcggatgaagtggcaagcatcagctagtacacaaTATAACACATCAAAGCCCGttgttttcatttcaaaattaagttatttattCGCAAAAGTCTTTACAGAAACAGTGGAAGTGAatcaaaatactataataagaACAAGGAGGACCACGCCAAGGAAATCTGTTGAAAAGATAACGGCTAGTAAACAGACTATCCCTGAAGATCCGGACGCTGATATCCGATACAAATTCCCTACCCAGCCGCCCGCGACCCGGCAATCTTATACAAAGACAAAAACAAACGCAGCGGCCAAAAATACGAgtcaaaaaaatactaaaaggTAGTGAGTAgatcttattttatatcattaatCGATGTTTAAGCTAATCGTGATCGCACATTATGGAAAGCGCGCCGCACGCGCGTTGTACGTCGAATGTCAATTATAGGGAATGTTACTCAACTTTTTTATAATAGAAAGGTTTTCATtatcagactagcttatgctcgcgacttcgtccgcgtggactacacaaatttcaaactcctatttcgcccccttaggggttgaattttcaaaaatcttttcttagcgatGCTTACgctaaaatagctatctgcgtgccaaatttcagcccgatacgtccagtagtttgagctgtgcattgatagatcagtcactcagtcaagccttttatatatttgtttacaattttgacgaaaaaatataaataaaatctgaCAGTGAAGTTCAAAGGTCCATAATAATTCATACAAATCTACTTTaaagtaagtatatgaatatacaataaataataaaaatttactcagattt
Above is a window of Maniola hyperantus chromosome 20, iAphHyp1.2, whole genome shotgun sequence DNA encoding:
- the LOC117991594 gene encoding uncharacterized protein isoform X3, which codes for MSGKPYTMKEMKAIVDYLTEHRAYSEIKGRKMWMDLASSKVTNRTWQSLKETFLKRIRPDIHNPYYKLTKTQICSFQQGQDIEKRLNNRLQLRSTSNDSSDDLKEKDTEMAGTSNDINEDNIAGEDPKQSNLRASTETLVLENCYENAEEIRKDLQSPTRVEEPQPTKSMRDLLTYSEPLTPMLQSVIDDFVSEDEEEPKMQIVEAEQEETIDKNAGDENKDERVEENVTIEISDSEDLREETNQTKTTDVDLPSSSDKNEHAITTSKTKETEVTTEKSTTLLSETKNITNEKDSSEEKNTDGSNTKRSSDITQNNSASITDTLLPGNQEAFEEKQKQVPEKRNLRSNKNANLENSRKRASSHELESKTTKRILSKLKSISDSERSVPSNGNVFKESKFSTLKQTLPEESVKTSSDVNNEKCENTSIPEETVNNLQDTVMKSSSEIENPCLKNVSLYAEQFSKEKYIDSDTSNNEDDKTEKVERTKTNENIEQKNKAENEKIDDKKSEDKIDKTGDGDDENEKNSDKIADTGDKNKKIDDKNKRLEDKNKKKIESKEKADDKNSGFKYKKKIEITEKTNDNITNIKNNNKEKIDNNNKTHDGNRKNGKASSKAGQTSVNDNGDDDVMLRSHSESVTESVNEVRRGRDRSVRQQRDGALAHMFGFASGGTSRRQRRGTDRRKRTISHSHKHNYGNGTSASSDWTSDTGSEYVSSPPRQFGRKGRITRKYLKPRSVPILSLEEEGGLFVMYNKKIYPVVKDGKTVKHYATYTPEDDFDQDESFWKLKYVEEKKKNAELTKLLSQSKGKEQQGEPSRVPPVLPTTAQNSTALAVREATPQPESTRNVPETALVPKAEPNPSTEEKKTVKIKFIKNNEEVQLEGHWSQLSPVLAHVAQLFQKEPDPVTASSVSSKTDLLAPEPLVESGRSTPSEVVEKVNQREKEIAQEIERYHKEEAATIENPPQTQNVTKRRGRPRKTSPAVPPSPAKIAKLDVTEQKDTTEPTEKIPQEENNATVTTRTKRTPRKLLTETVEVNQNTIIRTRRTTPRKSVEKITASKQTIPEDPDADIRYKFPTQPPATRQSYTKTKTNAAAKNTSQKNTKSTTNLFSSPENKFINSMESTQGYQDSDISPLSVCTKKRRKTSLSFATHRKRHTTRYRQRNHHVNDLITSDSSNSFQSSRIKTMTFQNSTLTSEIYKSESYRLLMNHDSKPAKTTLNLGRILEASPASNDFDVNMEASDEIAVNDDSDLNDKEKCLQINTDDNSSNLSLPTSPVLSIVENISISKSFLDSMDLDDYLDDKQENENGEQTTLNHLMTPDVDADMPLMNQECGIEKNRQEGQAYHYNMSISKTDTAISESLLNKINTVNIQDPSLSETLNVKLKDLILQSAKKIHNDKNNVNNGTKDAKVNDKPCPKKTNFKKLSSTPRKRQSKRKQTLTNTEPRIVEEHIESCSRAGRRSCPPVIQICEPDSDEIITPIETESESAQILILKPTKGRKKKDIIKVKITKPKLQTQNKKNNKTNFSDSGINDTETEIQFLQASDDSVDLIHNHSDTCLNAHECMRDSVVVLDDSADSNISLDSNTTSERPVTHHTVGNMSDNQELFSSDAQDGTDVVREYDFVEPRQVNSAATIDYHTPIGTQSSPNSIMTDDLSDEIHEEPIRNPGWYFLTEDEATNTNYCSNINKIPEAAGYGAKLDQIFPVTCAVPDLSTITEMSRENGDSKKIPDDTNTRDALNSPSIFK